A stretch of the Bacillus sp. BGMRC 2118 genome encodes the following:
- a CDS encoding YjcZ family sporulation protein yields the protein MSTGGYGAGSGFALIVVLFILLIIIGASYVGGGYGGGY from the coding sequence ATGAGTACAGGTGGATATGGTGCAGGTTCAGGTTTTGCGCTAATTGTTGTTCTGTTTATTCTTTTAATCATCATTGGTGCGTCATACGTTGGTGGTGGCTACGGAGGCGGCTACTAA
- a CDS encoding ABC transporter ATP-binding protein: MDIRVSKVSKSFDQKQVIKDITFTIPSEEICCLLGPSGSGKTSLIRLMIGAITADQGTIQFEDVQMPNMNMLKEVGFMPQNDALYDDLSAEANLQFFGGLYKIEKRKLEKRIDEVLSIVDLIEHRKKLVKHFSGGMKKRLSLAAAILHSPKVLFLDEPTVGIDPVLRRKIWDQFQVIKNAGATIVVSTHVMDEVTECDKAALIYNGSLIEYDAVANLLKKTENGRVEELFFIASSELKGGAVQ, from the coding sequence ATGGATATTCGAGTCTCGAAAGTTAGTAAAAGCTTTGATCAAAAGCAGGTAATAAAAGATATTACGTTTACGATTCCTTCAGAGGAAATTTGTTGTTTACTTGGTCCTTCTGGTTCTGGAAAAACATCATTGATTCGACTGATGATTGGCGCAATTACTGCGGATCAGGGGACAATTCAATTTGAAGATGTGCAAATGCCGAATATGAACATGTTAAAAGAGGTAGGATTCATGCCCCAGAATGATGCGTTATATGACGACCTATCTGCGGAAGCAAATTTGCAATTTTTTGGAGGACTCTACAAAATCGAAAAACGTAAATTGGAAAAGCGTATCGATGAAGTACTATCTATCGTTGATTTAATAGAGCATCGCAAAAAGTTAGTGAAACATTTTTCTGGTGGTATGAAAAAGCGACTTTCACTTGCAGCTGCCATATTACATTCTCCTAAAGTATTGTTCTTAGATGAACCAACAGTAGGAATCGATCCCGTGTTACGTCGTAAGATTTGGGACCAATTTCAGGTTATAAAAAATGCTGGAGCAACCATTGTTGTTTCTACACACGTGATGGATGAAGTAACAGAGTGCGATAAAGCAGCACTCATTTATAATGGTTCCTTGATTGAATATGATGCTGTAGCAAATCTGCTTAAAAAAACTGAAAACGGTAGAGTTGAGGAACTATTCTTCATTGCGTCTAGCGAATTGAAAGGTGGTGCAGTACAATGA
- a CDS encoding ABC transporter permease, translating to MIHLAKRVIRQTINDKRSVMMILVAPLLILTLVYLLLGDSDYVPTVGMNKEAMPDSLITAMEELDLRVVGISPNDVKNATTYLKEHQDVDAIMTLSQSTGMNITMYEPSTKGSKAISEIQSAMASLNPSANIKMSYVYGTQQQSTFDSLGYVFLALFSFFMVFIISGMALVRERSGGTLERLLMTPIKRGEVILGYTLCYGVFAVIQAILIVLYSVYVLQLNSAGNIGWILLTMVLLAVTAVSFGATISIFASSELQVVQMIPFTIIPQVFFSGLIPLDLIPYHLGNLSYIMPIYYGAAAIKGVMVYGDGFIQIWGYLLGLIVYAFLLYLINTRALKKFRKL from the coding sequence ATGATCCATTTAGCTAAACGTGTCATCCGTCAAACAATAAATGACAAACGAAGCGTGATGATGATCTTAGTTGCTCCACTTTTGATTTTGACTTTAGTTTATCTTTTATTGGGTGATTCAGATTATGTGCCGACGGTTGGAATGAATAAAGAAGCGATGCCAGATTCTCTGATAACTGCTATGGAAGAACTAGATTTAAGAGTTGTAGGTATTTCACCTAATGATGTCAAAAATGCAACCACTTATTTGAAGGAACATCAAGATGTGGATGCGATTATGACTCTCTCACAGAGTACAGGTATGAATATTACGATGTATGAGCCCTCTACGAAAGGTTCAAAGGCTATTAGTGAAATACAATCAGCGATGGCTTCCTTAAATCCTTCGGCTAATATAAAGATGTCTTATGTATATGGAACACAACAACAGTCAACTTTTGATTCGCTTGGCTATGTGTTTCTTGCCTTATTCTCATTTTTTATGGTGTTTATCATCTCGGGGATGGCACTTGTGAGAGAGCGAAGTGGTGGAACATTAGAACGGTTATTAATGACGCCAATTAAACGCGGGGAGGTCATTCTGGGTTATACGCTATGCTATGGTGTGTTTGCCGTAATACAAGCGATTCTCATTGTTCTATATTCTGTCTATGTCCTGCAATTAAATTCTGCGGGGAACATTGGTTGGATTTTGCTGACAATGGTTCTATTAGCCGTTACCGCGGTTTCATTTGGTGCCACGATTTCAATTTTTGCTAGTTCAGAACTGCAAGTGGTACAAATGATCCCATTTACCATCATTCCACAAGTGTTTTTTTCGGGGTTGATTCCCTTAGACTTGATTCCGTATCATCTCGGAAATCTGAGTTACATTATGCCTATTTATTATGGAGCAGCCGCTATTAAGGGTGTCATGGTTTATGGTGATGGTTTCATACAAATTTGGGGTTATCTTCTCGGGTTAATCGTGTATGCATTCCTATTGTACTTAATCAACACACGAGCATTGAAAAAATTTAGGAAGTTATAG
- a CDS encoding DUF2691 family protein codes for MNEQNLNWYVSISETHPVVDGELENGDLFEVIGFIEGTELKKLLTKNVHYSVFLTLRGFPKNYSEEEMKQNIFSDLKGFLDSSCEFCLMIVDAGYFYVVMKDSSLVQEALEHFNTLEVENIKLVASMETWYIE; via the coding sequence ATCAACGAGCAAAATTTAAACTGGTATGTTTCCATCAGTGAGACACATCCTGTCGTGGATGGAGAGCTTGAAAATGGTGACTTGTTTGAAGTTATAGGGTTTATAGAAGGAACTGAACTTAAGAAATTACTAACAAAAAATGTACATTATTCTGTTTTTCTCACGTTGCGTGGCTTCCCAAAAAACTACTCAGAAGAGGAAATGAAACAAAATATATTTTCAGATTTAAAAGGCTTTTTGGACAGTAGTTGCGAGTTCTGTCTCATGATCGTAGACGCAGGATATTTTTATGTTGTAATGAAAGATTCATCCTTGGTGCAAGAGGCTCTTGAGCATTTTAATACTCTGGAAGTTGAAAATATCAAACTAGTTGCCAGCATGGAAACGTGGTACATAGAGTAG
- a CDS encoding DUF1659 domain-containing protein codes for MAQSFLSDSQLRLVFNTGVDSEGKPTYKSKSFRNVKTDATTDGLYAVATSLIALQQYPAEAIERNDKNLLGE; via the coding sequence ATGGCACAATCATTCTTATCAGATTCTCAGCTGCGCTTAGTGTTCAACACGGGTGTAGACAGTGAAGGAAAACCAACGTACAAAAGCAAAAGCTTCCGTAACGTGAAAACTGACGCGACAACAGACGGACTGTATGCAGTAGCAACTAGCCTTATTGCCTTACAACAGTATCCAGCTGAAGCTATCGAGCGTAACGACAAAAACCTATTAGGTGAGTAA
- a CDS encoding DUF2922 domain-containing protein, which translates to MAKTLQLQFINEEEKTVTISIDNPIEPVSPAAIDAAMDTILSANVFVSAGGDLITKKGARVVESNVNEVTL; encoded by the coding sequence ATGGCAAAAACACTTCAGCTTCAGTTCATTAATGAAGAGGAGAAAACGGTGACAATCTCGATTGACAATCCAATCGAACCAGTAAGTCCCGCTGCGATTGATGCAGCTATGGACACAATCCTATCAGCGAATGTATTCGTATCAGCTGGTGGCGATCTTATCACGAAGAAAGGCGCTCGTGTTGTAGAGAGTAATGTGAATGAAGTAACTCTATAA
- a CDS encoding N-acetylmuramoyl-L-alanine amidase family protein, whose product MRKIAVSLVLTTFFTLFLSIYSEVTLTEVEASTSTYTGWKSFSRDWYYYKNGVKQKGWIYDNGKWYFLDDQRMSMNAMKTGWFAVGGKWYYADSSGAMQTGWIKSIGAWFYLKSSGEMATGWIKENKTWYYLNGSGAMQTGWIMDKGDWYYLNKSGAMLTGWILYGGSRYYLEPDGKMATKTYIDGNKIGVDGRVEIIETDPMLISDYIMVAAEESGYEVQFADHSGLWHFYNNGDHVASVDDGFVYVNMEKDEYLRFATNLAEEIGALNRDTDIYTQLFQMQFDSSFSYRDDEVGMYYNEQTNYAEIYWGPYWF is encoded by the coding sequence ATGCGAAAAATAGCTGTTAGTTTGGTATTAACTACTTTTTTTACACTATTTCTATCAATCTACTCAGAAGTTACATTAACTGAAGTAGAAGCTTCAACATCAACGTATACAGGATGGAAGTCATTTAGTAGAGACTGGTACTACTACAAAAATGGTGTGAAGCAAAAAGGTTGGATTTATGACAATGGAAAATGGTACTTCCTTGATGATCAAAGAATGAGTATGAATGCCATGAAAACGGGTTGGTTCGCTGTAGGTGGGAAATGGTACTATGCTGACTCTTCTGGTGCCATGCAAACTGGATGGATTAAATCAATTGGAGCTTGGTTTTATCTGAAATCAAGTGGAGAAATGGCAACAGGTTGGATTAAAGAAAACAAAACTTGGTACTATTTAAATGGTAGTGGGGCCATGCAAACGGGCTGGATTATGGACAAAGGTGACTGGTACTACTTAAATAAATCAGGAGCAATGTTAACCGGCTGGATTTTATACGGTGGGAGCCGGTACTATTTAGAACCAGATGGGAAAATGGCAACGAAGACATATATAGACGGAAACAAAATTGGGGTAGATGGCAGAGTTGAAATTATTGAGACAGACCCTATGTTGATTTCAGATTATATAATGGTTGCAGCAGAAGAATCTGGATATGAAGTTCAATTTGCTGACCACTCAGGATTATGGCACTTTTATAACAATGGTGACCATGTGGCGTCTGTTGATGATGGGTTTGTTTATGTGAATATGGAAAAAGATGAATATCTAAGATTTGCAACAAATCTAGCTGAGGAGATCGGCGCCTTAAATAGGGATACAGATATATATACACAGCTTTTCCAAATGCAATTTGATTCATCATTTTCCTATAGAGATGACGAAGTAGGAATGTATTATAACGAGCAAACAAATTACGCAGAAATTTATTGGGGACCCTATTGGTTTTAG
- a CDS encoding DUF1659 domain-containing protein, translated as MAQSFLSDSQLRLVFNTGVDSEGKPTFKSKSFRNVKTDATTDGLYAVATSLIALQQYPVEAIERNDKNLLGE; from the coding sequence ATGGCACAATCATTCTTATCAGATTCACAGCTACGCTTAGTGTTCAACACAGGTGTAGACAGTGAAGGAAAACCAACATTTAAAAGCAAGAGCTTTCGTAATGTGAAGACAGATGCAACAACTGACGGACTGTACGCAGTAGCAACAAGCTTAATCGCCTTACAACAGTATCCGGTCGAAGCAATCGAGCGTAACGACAAAAACTTATTAGGTGAGTAA
- a CDS encoding DUF2922 domain-containing protein, with amino-acid sequence MAKTLQLQFINEEEKTVTISIDNPIEPVSPAAIDAAMDTIVSANVFVSAGGDLIAKKGARVVERNVNEVTL; translated from the coding sequence ATGGCAAAAACACTTCAACTTCAGTTCATTAATGAAGAGGAGAAAACGGTGACAATTTCGATTGACAATCCAATCGAACCAGTCAGTCCCGCTGCGATTGATGCAGCAATGGATACCATTGTATCAGCAAACGTATTCGTATCAGCTGGTGGCGATCTGATCGCGAAGAAAGGCGCTCGTGTTGTGGAGCGTAATGTAAATGAAGTAACTCTATAA